A single Musa acuminata AAA Group cultivar baxijiao chromosome BXJ2-1, Cavendish_Baxijiao_AAA, whole genome shotgun sequence DNA region contains:
- the LOC104000717 gene encoding uncharacterized protein LOC104000717 has protein sequence MSRFLARLGDRCLPFFRALKNPKGFQWTTECEEALKQVKQHLANLPRLASVSPGEKLSIYLAASPHAVSSVLVKENSGEQLPVYYAHPVEVITDQPLRQVLSKFDVAGRLLKWAVELGKHDIQYVPRTAIKAQSVADFIAELTQIGDESLGQLPEAWVLHVDGSANSKGAGAGLVLQAPDGRSFERSLRFGFRATNNEAEYEALLAGLRLALEMQVVAIRVLTDSQLVAEQLNGGYEARDPTMAKYLAQVKNLTAKFLHFTLFNVPRGENEHADTLAKLASKPAPEVRPGVEELPARAIEIAAAASGSAPTIWVQELLRFKRDGTLPPDKATSRCLRRAHAWYTEVGGRLYKRSFSYPLLRCLEPDEARTVLVEVHEGVCGEHIGGRTLAHKILHQGYYWPTMCQDAKAHVQRCSSFQEHARTPRLPAVPLTPMDCAWPFAQWEAEPLATITERQIEKFVWKNLVTRFGLPNTIITDNGPQFAGRKFREFCANHGIQLRFSSVAHPQTNGLAEVTNRSILDGLKRRVSAARSAWTDELPSVLWALRTTPTTATRESPYSLAFGTEAVLPPEVAIATLRT, from the exons ATGTCCCGCTTCCTTGCCCGAttaggcgatcgctgcctccccttcttcagggcgctGAAGAACCCGAAAGGTTTCCAATGGACGACAGAATGCGAGGAAGCCCTCAAGCAAGTGAAACAACACTTGGCCAACCTCCCTCGGCTTGCCTCAGTCTCTCCCGGGGAGAAGTTGAGCATCTACCTAGCTGCCTCCCCGCACGCAGTAAGCTCCGTCCTGGTTAAGGAAAATTCTGGTGAGCAGCTCccggtctactat gctcacccggtggaggtcattaCGGACCAGCCGCTTCGTCAGGTCTTGTCTAAGTTCGATGTTGCTGGACGgcttctcaaatgggcggtggagctcggcaagCACGACATTCAATACGTGCCCAGGACAgctatcaaagcccagtccgtggccgacttcatcgcggaatTAACCCAGATCGGGGACGAGAGCCTCGGACAGCTTCCCGAGGCCTGGGTCCTGCACGTCGACGGATCAGCCAACTCAAAAGGTGCCGGCGCGGGGCTGGTGTTGCAGGCTCCCGACGGGCGgtcgttcgagcgctccctccgcttcgggttccgggccaccaacaatgaggcggaatacgaggcgcttctggcaggactcaggttggccctcgagatgcaggtggtcgccatccgcgtcctcaccgactccCAGCTGGTGGCCGAGCAACTCAACGGGGGATACGAGGCCCGCGACccgaccatggcgaaatacctggcacAGGTAAAGAACCTGACCGCCAAGTTCCTTCATTTTACATTATTTAACGTCCCGAGGGGAGAAAACGAGCATGCCGACACACTAGCTAAGCTGGCATCAAAACCAGCCCCCGAAGTCAGGCCCGGGGTCGAGGAGCTACCCGCCCGCGCAATCGAAATCGCAGCCGCAGCCTCGGGTAGTGCGCCTACCATCTGGGTACAAGAACTGCTCCGCTTCAAACGGGACGGGACTCTCCCGCCCGACAAAGCCACATCTCGGTGCCTACGTCGCGCACATGCATGGTACACCGAGGTGGGTGGACGTCTCTACAAGCGGTCCTTCTCATACCCCCTCCTACGGTGCTTAGAGCCCGACGAAGCCCGGACCGTCCTGGTTGAGGTCCATGAAGGGGTCTGCGgggaacacatcggcgggcgaaccctgGCACATAAGATACTCCaccaaggttactactggccgaccatgtgtcaGGATGCAAAGGCCCACGTGCAACGGTGTAGCTCATTCCAAGAACACGCCCGCACACCCCGGCTGCCCGCAGTCCCGTTAACCCCCATGGACTGCGcgtggccattcgcgcaatggg AGGCCGAGCCGTTGGCGACAATCACGGAACGACAAATAGAAAAGTTCGTGTGGAAGAACTTGGTGACTCGGTTCGGCCTGCCGAACACCATCATCACAGATAATGGGCCCCAGTTCGCTGGTCGGAAGTTTCGGGAGTTCTGCGCGAACCACGGaatccagctaaggttcagctcggtggctcacCCGCAGACAAACGGGCTGGCGGAGGTGACCAACCGGTCCATCctagacgggctcaaaagaagagtgtccgcggCTCGATCAGCTTGGACGGATGAACTCCCAAGCGTGCTATGGGCGCTACGCACCACTCCCACAACCGCGACTAGAGAGTCCCCTtacagcctcgcgttcggaacTGAAGCTGTCCTCCCACCCGAGGTAGCCATCGCCACCCTTCGAACATGA